A part of Lacinutrix sp. 5H-3-7-4 genomic DNA contains:
- a CDS encoding ATP-dependent Clp protease ATP-binding subunit, which yields MADYALSSKLKEALHIAQAIAKEYSNKQYSSAHVLKALMHKSIGMIKYLESIDQDGYYVEEWAEVRLESLPKTNKVPENPSADDSVEAVLYEADNIKLKLGLEEVTEHCVLIALCTPGVGFSFEQLKSFSLTPNEIIDNIGVKEDGTVSAPAGTTSKKQNKAVGTGTLSQYCIDKTSGASNNELDQISGRESEIKMIGEILGRRSKPNVLILGDPGVGKTVLFNGLAYASVNNNVPEHLKSARIYELDFINLVSGAGYKGEIEDRFKKVIEEIKQFPKAILLIDEINNLTDKNQGNQGLANLLKSELVKGELTVIGTATNDAFRKYIEVDEGLARQFETVRLIEPSEDEAYRMIKNTISYYTDHHKLTIDSETINEAIRLAKRYNKERSLPDSAIDLIDRTMSAAKYMIETSVDEIETIKQHLEALKEDTEFTEEELLKEQTWQYALMKNRLSYLLFDELGDDNHFEDVKTSKAGFKAMESMLNQLHEVASQEKTSINKNDVASTIANKTGIPTGKLQADEKERLLNMETVLQRRVIGQDHAISVITSAVLESRSGLSKPGLPVGSFFFSGPTGTGKTELAKSLAEFLFQDENAIIRFDMSEFKEEHSAALLYGAPPGYVGYEEGGLLVNKIRQKPYSIVLFDEIEKAHPSVFDIFLQILDEGKLSDRLGKVGDFSNAVILFTSNIGSQHIVDSFDQGIIPKSNDLLEIMGSYFRPEFLGRLTEIIPFSPITKENVVKIFKIQLQGLLKALGKQDISLEISNDAMEHLAIKGFTPKYGARPLRGVIRTDLRSPLSRMIISGDITKGAKVSLKLNKEKELEWQYK from the coding sequence ATGGCAGATTATGCACTATCAAGCAAGTTAAAAGAAGCATTACATATTGCTCAAGCAATTGCAAAAGAATATTCAAATAAACAATACTCATCTGCACACGTATTAAAAGCCTTAATGCACAAAAGTATAGGCATGATTAAGTACTTAGAAAGTATAGATCAAGATGGTTACTATGTAGAAGAATGGGCAGAAGTAAGGTTAGAATCTTTACCAAAAACCAATAAAGTACCAGAAAATCCTTCAGCAGACGATAGTGTAGAAGCAGTGCTGTATGAAGCCGATAATATAAAACTAAAACTAGGCTTAGAGGAAGTAACAGAGCATTGTGTGCTAATTGCATTATGTACGCCAGGCGTAGGTTTTTCATTCGAGCAATTAAAATCATTTTCATTAACACCTAATGAGATTATAGATAATATAGGCGTAAAAGAAGATGGCACAGTAAGTGCACCAGCAGGAACAACTTCAAAAAAACAAAACAAAGCTGTTGGTACAGGTACACTTTCACAATATTGTATAGACAAAACTTCTGGAGCAAGTAATAATGAGTTAGACCAAATTTCTGGAAGAGAATCTGAAATTAAAATGATAGGCGAAATTTTAGGTCGTCGCTCTAAACCAAATGTTTTAATTCTTGGAGATCCAGGTGTTGGTAAAACGGTTTTATTTAATGGTTTAGCCTATGCCTCTGTAAATAATAATGTACCAGAACATTTAAAAAGTGCGAGAATCTATGAATTAGATTTTATAAACTTAGTTTCTGGTGCAGGTTATAAAGGTGAAATAGAAGATAGGTTTAAAAAGGTTATAGAAGAAATAAAACAATTTCCAAAAGCAATTTTATTAATTGATGAAATTAATAATTTAACCGATAAAAACCAGGGAAATCAAGGCTTAGCAAATTTATTAAAGTCTGAGTTGGTAAAAGGAGAACTTACCGTAATAGGTACAGCAACAAATGATGCTTTTAGAAAATATATAGAAGTAGACGAAGGTTTAGCAAGACAATTTGAAACGGTAAGATTAATAGAGCCAAGTGAAGATGAAGCTTACCGTATGATAAAAAATACCATTTCTTATTATACAGACCATCACAAGTTAACAATAGATTCTGAAACTATAAATGAAGCTATAAGACTCGCAAAGCGTTATAATAAAGAACGAAGTTTGCCAGACTCTGCTATAGATTTAATAGACAGAACAATGTCTGCAGCAAAATACATGATAGAAACATCTGTAGATGAAATTGAAACAATAAAACAACATTTAGAAGCATTAAAAGAAGATACTGAATTTACAGAAGAAGAGTTGCTAAAAGAGCAAACATGGCAATATGCTTTAATGAAAAACAGGTTGAGTTATTTATTGTTTGATGAGTTAGGAGACGATAACCATTTTGAAGACGTAAAAACATCTAAAGCAGGTTTTAAAGCCATGGAAAGCATGCTTAACCAATTGCATGAAGTTGCTTCTCAAGAAAAAACAAGTATAAACAAAAACGATGTAGCCTCAACAATAGCAAATAAAACAGGAATACCAACAGGTAAGTTACAAGCCGATGAAAAAGAGCGATTACTTAATATGGAAACCGTTTTACAACGTCGAGTTATAGGTCAAGATCATGCAATAAGTGTAATAACATCAGCAGTTTTAGAATCTAGATCGGGTTTAAGTAAACCAGGATTACCAGTAGGATCGTTTTTCTTTTCTGGACCAACAGGAACAGGAAAAACCGAATTAGCAAAATCACTAGCCGAATTTTTATTTCAAGACGAAAATGCAATAATCCGTTTTGATATGAGTGAGTTTAAAGAAGAACACTCTGCAGCCTTACTATATGGTGCGCCTCCAGGATATGTAGGTTATGAAGAAGGCGGATTACTAGTAAATAAAATAAGGCAGAAACCATATTCTATTGTCCTTTTTGATGAAATAGAAAAAGCACATCCATCGGTTTTTGATATTTTTCTTCAAATATTAGACGAAGGAAAACTTAGCGACCGTTTAGGTAAAGTTGGAGATTTCTCTAATGCAGTAATACTATTTACATCCAATATAGGCAGCCAACATATAGTAGACTCTTTCGATCAAGGTATTATACCAAAATCTAACGATTTGCTAGAAATAATGGGAAGCTATTTTAGACCAGAATTTTTAGGAAGACTAACAGAAATTATCCCGTTTTCTCCAATAACAAAAGAGAATGTGGTTAAAATATTTAAAATACAATTACAAGGATTGCTAAAAGCCTTAGGCAAACAAGATATAAGTTTAGAAATATCTAACGATGCAATGGAGCATTTAGCAATAAAAGGCTTTACACCAAAATATGGTGCAAGACCACTACGTGGCGTAATTCGTACAGATTTGAGATCGCCATTATCAAGAATGATTATTTCTGGAGACATAACAAAAGGAGCCAAAGTAAGCCTAAAACTCAACAAAGAAAAAGAATTAGAGTGGCAATATAAATAA
- a CDS encoding DUF5458 family protein, giving the protein MASPEQKGQFTPVENPAQYLKEKSESLAKYGGFDLLESCIEGVQNMNPERKARKKIFLTENSKTEDREQLKKVLEIWSSVLGGAENISDMVEASEEKSQVANGLLKKNLNKALESTNELERSYRSMALFYKNTESDKLKNISIMNAELDQVKDLDNTRFIDAIAEELKSTYDRLDLRDNYGLLVIPGYLGSNKVVEKWAKIAHENKAMLVTDFEHLDEPDDVMEMFEAANLTSGDKYKSNVIMACNWLVGRGKVDEVGEEDDLYVPPAGALAGKIYNTLMSQVTAGKKFGGINEIDGVRFDLKKSEIAHLEKMGLVPMVNEYGKVMAFSAKTLFNGDNLGLQTYSVVRVFDYVTKVLMDFLNRRAFENFNAKTRKELMGQIVKFLDGITGPDKLIEDFSIKRFEQDPNQKDRVFLDIHMTPYFPAKNFMIKMDGQKGDDGTEWDAEYEQQ; this is encoded by the coding sequence ATGGCATCACCAGAACAAAAAGGACAATTTACTCCAGTAGAAAATCCCGCGCAATACTTAAAAGAAAAAAGCGAAAGCTTAGCTAAATATGGCGGTTTCGATTTGTTAGAGTCTTGCATTGAAGGTGTTCAAAATATGAATCCGGAGCGTAAGGCAAGAAAAAAAATATTTCTTACAGAAAATAGTAAAACCGAAGATAGAGAACAACTTAAAAAAGTATTAGAAATTTGGTCATCGGTTTTAGGTGGTGCAGAAAATATTTCTGATATGGTTGAAGCATCAGAAGAAAAGTCTCAAGTTGCTAATGGGTTATTAAAAAAGAACCTTAATAAAGCTTTAGAATCTACTAATGAATTAGAACGTTCTTACCGTTCTATGGCTTTATTTTATAAAAATACCGAGTCTGATAAGTTAAAGAACATTTCTATAATGAACGCAGAGCTAGATCAAGTTAAAGATTTAGACAATACACGTTTTATAGATGCTATAGCAGAAGAATTAAAATCTACTTACGATAGATTAGATTTAAGAGATAACTACGGTTTATTAGTAATACCAGGTTATTTAGGATCTAATAAAGTTGTAGAAAAATGGGCTAAAATTGCACACGAAAATAAAGCCATGTTAGTAACAGATTTTGAGCACTTAGATGAGCCAGATGATGTTATGGAAATGTTTGAAGCTGCAAATTTAACTAGTGGAGATAAATATAAGTCTAATGTAATAATGGCTTGTAACTGGTTAGTTGGTAGAGGTAAAGTGGATGAAGTAGGAGAGGAAGATGATTTATACGTACCACCAGCAGGAGCTTTAGCGGGTAAAATATATAATACATTAATGTCTCAAGTTACTGCCGGTAAAAAGTTTGGTGGTATTAACGAAATTGATGGTGTACGTTTTGACCTTAAAAAAAGTGAAATTGCGCATTTAGAAAAAATGGGATTAGTACCTATGGTAAACGAGTATGGTAAAGTAATGGCATTTTCTGCTAAAACTTTATTTAATGGTGATAACCTTGGGTTACAAACATACTCTGTAGTAAGAGTATTCGATTACGTTACAAAAGTATTAATGGATTTCTTAAACCGTCGTGCTTTCGAAAACTTTAATGCAAAAACTAGAAAAGAATTAATGGGACAAATTGTTAAGTTTTTAGATGGTATTACAGGACCAGATAAACTTATTGAAGACTTTTCTATTAAACGTTTCGAGCAAGATCCAAACCAAAAAGATCGTGTGTTTTTAGATATACACATGACACCTTATTTTCCAGCCAAAAACTTTATGATTAAAATGGACGGACAAAAAGGAGATGATGGTACAGAATGGGATGCAGAATATGAGCAACAATAA
- a CDS encoding NucA/NucB deoxyribonuclease domain-containing protein, translated as MVENAVKEGHSLKGLKRGKGTKAARKNRYHSQKEIRKKQGGPKKDHDYDEFPYASTEQGGSGAHIEEVLSDVNQGAGRDLGKFYRENNIQHGDTFDIEIID; from the coding sequence ATGGTTGAAAATGCAGTTAAAGAAGGGCATTCCTTAAAAGGATTAAAGAGAGGGAAAGGAACTAAAGCAGCAAGGAAAAATAGATATCATTCTCAGAAAGAAATTCGTAAAAAACAAGGAGGTCCAAAAAAAGATCATGATTATGATGAATTCCCTTATGCATCAACAGAACAAGGTGGTTCAGGAGCTCATATTGAAGAAGTCTTAAGTGATGTGAATCAAGGTGCAGGTAGAGATTTAGGAAAGTTTTACAGAGAGAATAATATACAACATGGTGATACCTTTGATATAGAAATTATAGATTAA
- a CDS encoding DUF6531 domain-containing protein — protein MPTDKSYFDNVSEQISLTTGEEIDGFKQGDQERDAISQNENLSDGTANTAQALNAVDTGIQTFSTLTGTVDNIAQSVLLPAMAALGMKGIASFPITKQMDPVVGIDVHTVMIPPAPAPIPMPHPYIGMLFKAEDFIAAALASFIAPPPPAPAGPAEGEMATEAQQQAANDHKMAELTNTGFSMVVGMLGATVKIGGFIPRTVAGTPTKSIPHFPMGASFAPLPPTNTGHAMLGSLFALADDDPIAGGGMHLHLSCQSPPFGMPSVHATRKSKNTSGGAKEKMTLYLPTSMVMPIPMAQSIVTSPVPAPFNPMALAAKAVKGAFGRHFNKLAAKVGHGAINKTLGNSKLANKLHKKLCTKTGHPVDVASGMFFTDEEDFYLPGPIPLSWERSWYAESDYKGPLGNGWHHSYDIAIVEDQAENNVSLRMPDGRPLAFRKPTTATPTFRKGEQMELRVNDSGEYHVWDINEDLYYYFTTEKFNGVQKLRSVVNANSFSIQFNYNTQGHLTQITDSAHRVLKVTNDAVGRITQINAPHPEFPGQTFTIATYIYDAKGNMLEQKNAVGDSMLFEYEGYLMVKETWRNGLNWFFRYDGKDIGSRCIHTWGDNNIYNHKLEFFNGLTKVENSLGHITEYYHKGGLVYKKVEPNGAINQWLYDENNQLTSYTDPLGHKELYTYDNFGNVILSIDPAGAIVETEYSLEPNQQHLPVKVKDANGGIYKWDYDDHGNVIKRTNPLGASSTMEYDNGLLQTITDALGNTTNLQYDSKYNIKEIRDSLGNTSLYKYDVLGNCTKITNPKGAIQTKGFDLLNRIKEVSNFDGNNIHLEYDGIDNLLKYQDTHQEVNYSYSGMWKMTRRSDARGTTYYYYDTEEQLTKIINEKGNPYTFTLDSVGNITKEQSFDEATKHFKRDLAGRVLQLTKASGKKVKYTYDAASRITEIDYGNNNTQAFNYNPAGQLLNAINNDAEVVFTRNTLGLITNEQVGEHSITNQYNQLGVRTQLQSSLEAHINYEHDNFGNLANLTANQDTNNWQTQYKHDSLGFEVERIMPGKLEQHFSYDNIGRLTTQQTLAKKQQKHKRRYTWGINDRLQKTDDSKQGITKYGYSPTGHLELAHFQDGTEQVRDQDNVGNLFETTNHNDREYSKGGRLEKKGSWNYKYDADGFLTEKYKTTGRLFKTKKDHWQYVWNAAGMLQTVIRPDKEQVHFTYDALGRRLSKTFKSTTTKWLWDGNVPLHEWKENQNGDILSNSTVGDNGIVTWVFEENSFIPTAKLKNNKKFSILADHLGTPTSMHNAEGEQVWERSLDTFGKVITGDNNSCPFMYQGQYYDQEIELAYNRFRYYDPEDGRYISVDPIGLLSGEYGLYNYVEDSNTYIDPFGLAKTYVKKNEVLPYNDFKNKSKVGDNLEGHEVLQNAILKQKGLTKKRLDTDASKKNPVIALERGTHKKVNKAQIEQGTKDMSVKNSIDANSQILSDNGIPQVTVDKIKTDAIQHAKDLNIY, from the coding sequence AAGCGAGCAAATAAGTCTTACTACTGGAGAGGAAATTGATGGCTTTAAACAAGGCGATCAAGAACGTGATGCTATTTCTCAAAACGAAAACCTTAGTGATGGTACAGCTAATACTGCACAAGCATTAAACGCTGTAGATACAGGTATACAAACTTTTAGTACGCTTACTGGTACGGTAGACAATATTGCACAATCCGTATTATTGCCAGCAATGGCTGCCTTAGGCATGAAAGGTATTGCTAGTTTTCCTATTACCAAACAAATGGATCCTGTTGTAGGTATAGACGTGCATACGGTAATGATACCGCCTGCTCCTGCTCCAATACCAATGCCTCATCCTTATATTGGTATGTTATTTAAGGCTGAAGATTTTATTGCTGCGGCACTTGCTTCTTTTATTGCGCCACCGCCACCAGCACCTGCTGGACCAGCAGAAGGCGAAATGGCTACAGAAGCGCAACAACAAGCCGCAAACGACCATAAAATGGCCGAGTTAACAAACACCGGTTTTAGCATGGTTGTAGGTATGCTTGGTGCTACAGTAAAAATTGGTGGTTTTATTCCGCGTACTGTAGCTGGTACACCAACCAAAAGTATTCCGCATTTTCCTATGGGTGCATCGTTTGCGCCTTTACCGCCAACTAATACAGGACACGCAATGCTTGGTAGTTTATTTGCTTTGGCAGATGACGATCCTATTGCTGGTGGAGGAATGCACTTACACTTAAGTTGCCAATCGCCTCCTTTTGGTATGCCGTCTGTTCATGCCACAAGAAAAAGTAAAAACACGTCTGGCGGCGCAAAAGAAAAAATGACTTTGTACTTGCCTACAAGTATGGTAATGCCTATTCCTATGGCACAATCCATTGTAACAAGTCCTGTTCCTGCGCCTTTTAATCCTATGGCTTTAGCCGCAAAAGCCGTTAAAGGTGCTTTTGGTAGGCATTTTAATAAATTAGCTGCTAAAGTTGGTCATGGTGCTATTAATAAAACTTTAGGCAATAGTAAATTAGCAAATAAACTACATAAAAAACTATGTACTAAAACGGGTCACCCAGTAGATGTAGCCTCTGGAATGTTTTTTACAGACGAAGAAGATTTCTACCTTCCTGGACCAATTCCATTATCTTGGGAACGTTCTTGGTATGCCGAAAGCGATTACAAAGGTCCACTAGGAAACGGTTGGCATCACAGTTACGATATTGCTATTGTAGAAGACCAAGCCGAAAACAACGTCTCGCTAAGAATGCCAGATGGTAGACCATTAGCTTTTAGAAAACCTACAACAGCTACACCAACCTTTAGAAAAGGTGAACAAATGGAGCTTCGTGTAAACGATAGTGGTGAATACCATGTTTGGGATATAAACGAAGACCTTTACTATTATTTTACAACCGAAAAATTTAATGGCGTACAAAAATTACGCAGTGTAGTAAATGCTAATAGTTTTAGCATACAGTTTAACTACAATACGCAAGGCCATTTAACTCAAATTACAGATAGTGCGCATCGTGTACTTAAAGTAACAAACGATGCTGTAGGACGTATAACTCAAATAAACGCACCACACCCAGAATTTCCTGGACAAACATTTACTATAGCAACATACATTTACGATGCTAAAGGTAATATGCTTGAACAAAAAAATGCCGTTGGAGATAGCATGCTTTTTGAATATGAAGGCTATCTTATGGTTAAAGAAACCTGGAGAAATGGTTTAAACTGGTTTTTTAGATACGACGGAAAGGACATTGGTTCGCGTTGTATTCATACTTGGGGAGATAATAATATTTACAATCACAAACTAGAATTTTTTAACGGTTTAACTAAAGTTGAAAACAGCCTTGGGCACATAACAGAGTATTACCATAAAGGAGGCTTAGTTTACAAAAAAGTAGAACCTAATGGAGCCATTAACCAATGGTTGTACGACGAGAATAACCAACTTACCTCCTACACAGATCCTTTAGGACATAAAGAATTATATACCTACGATAACTTTGGAAATGTAATTTTAAGCATCGATCCTGCTGGAGCCATTGTAGAAACCGAATACAGTTTAGAACCAAACCAACAACATTTACCTGTAAAAGTAAAAGATGCCAATGGTGGTATTTATAAATGGGACTACGATGATCATGGTAATGTAATTAAACGTACCAATCCATTAGGTGCAAGCAGTACAATGGAGTACGACAATGGATTACTACAGACTATTACAGATGCTTTAGGCAATACCACAAACTTACAATACGACTCTAAATACAATATTAAAGAAATAAGAGACAGTTTAGGCAATACATCACTTTACAAATACGATGTTTTAGGAAACTGTACCAAAATTACAAACCCAAAAGGAGCCATACAAACCAAAGGTTTCGATTTATTAAACCGTATTAAAGAAGTCTCTAATTTCGATGGTAATAATATCCATTTAGAATACGATGGTATAGACAACCTATTAAAATACCAAGACACACACCAAGAAGTAAATTACAGCTATTCTGGTATGTGGAAAATGACCAGACGTAGCGATGCTCGTGGTACAACTTATTATTATTACGATACTGAGGAGCAGCTTACCAAAATTATAAACGAAAAAGGTAATCCATACACCTTTACCTTAGACAGTGTTGGTAATATTACCAAAGAGCAAAGTTTTGACGAAGCTACAAAACACTTTAAACGCGATCTTGCAGGTCGCGTATTACAACTTACAAAAGCCAGTGGTAAAAAAGTAAAATACACTTACGATGCTGCTAGTAGAATTACCGAAATAGATTATGGTAACAACAATACGCAAGCCTTTAATTACAATCCAGCAGGACAATTATTAAATGCCATAAATAACGATGCCGAAGTTGTTTTTACACGCAACACACTTGGCTTAATAACCAACGAGCAGGTTGGCGAACACAGCATAACAAACCAATACAACCAATTAGGCGTTCGTACACAGTTACAAAGTAGCTTAGAGGCACATATTAATTACGAGCACGACAACTTTGGTAATCTAGCCAATTTAACAGCAAATCAAGACACCAATAACTGGCAAACACAATACAAACACGATAGCTTAGGTTTTGAGGTGGAACGAATAATGCCAGGAAAACTAGAACAACATTTTAGTTACGATAACATTGGTAGGCTAACCACACAACAAACATTAGCCAAAAAGCAACAAAAACACAAACGTCGCTATACTTGGGGAATTAACGACCGCTTACAAAAAACCGACGATAGTAAACAAGGCATAACAAAATACGGCTACTCACCTACTGGACATTTAGAGTTAGCCCATTTTCAAGATGGAACAGAACAAGTACGCGACCAAGATAATGTAGGTAACCTATTTGAAACCACAAACCATAACGATAGAGAATACAGCAAAGGCGGAAGATTAGAAAAAAAAGGAAGCTGGAACTATAAATACGATGCAGACGGTTTTTTAACCGAAAAATATAAAACCACAGGACGTTTATTTAAAACCAAAAAAGACCATTGGCAATATGTATGGAATGCAGCTGGTATGCTACAAACCGTAATACGTCCAGATAAAGAACAAGTACATTTTACGTACGATGCTTTAGGCAGACGTTTAAGCAAAACCTTTAAAAGCACAACAACAAAATGGCTTTGGGATGGTAACGTACCATTACACGAATGGAAAGAAAACCAAAACGGAGATATTTTAAGCAACAGCACAGTTGGCGATAATGGCATTGTAACTTGGGTTTTTGAAGAAAACAGTTTTATACCAACGGCAAAGCTAAAAAATAATAAGAAATTTAGTATTTTAGCAGACCATTTGGGTACGCCAACAAGCATGCATAATGCAGAAGGCGAACAAGTTTGGGAACGTTCTTTAGATACCTTTGGTAAAGTAATTACTGGAGATAATAATAGTTGTCCTTTTATGTATCAAGGACAGTATTATGATCAAGAAATTGAACTAGCTTATAATAGATTTAGATATTATGATCCTGAAGATGGTAGGTATATTTCTGTGGATCCTATTGGACTGCTCTCGGGAGAATATGGTTTATACAATTATGTAGAAGATTCCAATACTTATATTGACCCATTTGGATTAGCAAAGACTTATGTTAAAAAAAATGAAGTTTTACCATATAATGATTTCAAAAACAAATCAAAAGTTGGTGATAATTTAGAAGGTCACGAAGTTTTACAAAATGCAATTCTTAAACAGAAAGGTTTAACAAAAAAGAGATTAGATACAGATGCTTCAAAAAAGAATCCTGTTATTGCTCTTGAAAGAGGAACTCATAAAAAAGTAAATAAAGCCCAAATCGAACAAGGAACAAAAGATATGAGTGTAAAAAACAGTATAGATGCAAACTCACAAATCTTATCAGATAACGGTATACCACAAGTAACTGTAGATAAAATAAAAACAGATGCAATACAGCATGCTAAAGACTTAAACATTTATTAA